The Herbaspirillum sp. RTI4 genome has a segment encoding these proteins:
- the ubiB gene encoding ubiquinone biosynthesis regulatory protein kinase UbiB — protein MFLRSLRLFKIVRVAVRYGLDDLAISGLKSPRIGKFINGILFWRDLSAPRGERLRKALEDLGPIFVKFGQVLSTRRDLLPLDIANELAMLQDRVPPFSTDLAIAQIQKSLGAHPDELFAQFDRIPIASASIAQVHFAVLKDGTEVAVKVLRPNMRNTIDKDIGLMHIAAEWLEKLWKDGRRLKAREVVGEFDKYLHDELDLMREAANGSQLRRNFADSDMLMVPEMMWDFCSSSVIVMERMKGIPISQTERLRAAGVDLPKLARDGVEIFFTQVFRDGFFHADMHPGNILVSIEPETLGRYIALDFGIVGTLNDFDKDYLSQNFLAFFRRDYKRVAEAHIESGWAPKETRVDELEAAVRACCEPIFDRPLKDISFGQVLLRLFQTSRRFNVEVQPQLVLLQKTLLNIEGLGRQLDLELDLWKTAKPYLERWMSEQLGWRGFVEQLKIEVPRYSKLLPQLPRLAHQALTQVTESKQSQNNDLLKSLLVEQKRTNMLLGVLVYFGVGLFGAIVVVQLLLRFIF, from the coding sequence ATGTTCCTGCGTTCGCTGCGACTGTTCAAAATTGTGCGCGTGGCCGTGCGTTATGGCCTCGACGACCTTGCTATCTCCGGTCTCAAATCGCCGCGTATAGGGAAATTCATCAATGGCATTTTGTTCTGGCGCGATCTGTCGGCACCGCGTGGCGAGCGCTTGCGCAAGGCGCTGGAAGACCTGGGGCCGATTTTCGTCAAGTTCGGTCAGGTGCTGTCGACCCGGCGCGACCTGCTGCCGCTCGATATCGCCAATGAACTGGCGATGCTGCAAGACCGCGTGCCACCGTTCAGCACTGATCTGGCGATTGCGCAAATCCAGAAATCGCTGGGCGCGCATCCCGATGAGTTGTTTGCCCAGTTCGACCGCATCCCGATTGCCTCGGCTTCCATCGCGCAGGTGCATTTCGCCGTATTGAAGGATGGCACCGAAGTCGCGGTCAAGGTGCTGCGACCCAATATGCGCAACACCATCGATAAAGATATCGGCCTGATGCACATCGCTGCCGAATGGCTGGAGAAACTATGGAAGGACGGCCGTCGCCTGAAAGCCCGCGAAGTCGTCGGCGAATTCGACAAATACCTGCACGATGAGCTAGACCTGATGCGCGAGGCGGCCAACGGCAGCCAGTTGCGTCGCAATTTCGCGGACTCTGACATGCTGATGGTGCCGGAAATGATGTGGGATTTCTGCTCGTCGTCGGTGATTGTGATGGAGCGCATGAAAGGGATTCCGATTTCCCAAACCGAGCGCTTGCGCGCAGCGGGCGTGGATTTGCCCAAGCTGGCGCGCGACGGAGTGGAAATTTTCTTTACCCAGGTATTTCGCGACGGCTTTTTTCACGCCGACATGCATCCCGGCAATATTCTGGTGTCGATCGAACCGGAAACCTTGGGGCGCTATATCGCGCTGGACTTCGGCATCGTCGGCACGCTGAACGATTTCGACAAAGATTATCTGTCGCAAAACTTTCTGGCATTTTTCCGACGCGATTACAAACGCGTGGCCGAAGCGCATATCGAATCCGGCTGGGCGCCGAAAGAAACCCGGGTCGATGAACTGGAAGCCGCAGTGCGCGCCTGCTGCGAACCGATTTTCGACCGGCCGCTGAAAGATATTTCTTTCGGACAGGTGCTGCTGCGGCTGTTCCAGACTTCGCGCCGTTTCAATGTGGAAGTGCAGCCGCAGTTGGTGCTGCTGCAAAAAACCCTGCTCAATATCGAGGGACTGGGTCGGCAGCTCGACCTTGAACTGGATTTGTGGAAAACCGCGAAACCGTATCTGGAACGCTGGATGAGTGAGCAACTGGGCTGGCGCGGATTCGTAGAGCAACTGAAAATTGAAGTGCCGCGCTACAGCAAGTTGCTGCCGCAATTGCCACGGCTGGCGCATCAGGCGCTGACGCAGGTGACCGAATCGAAGCAGTCGCAGAACAATGATTTGCTCAAGAGTTTACTGGTGGAGCAGAAGCGCACCAATATGCTGTTGGGCGTGCTGGTGTACTTTGGCGTGGGCTTGTTCGGGGCGATTGTGGTGGTGCAGTTGCTGCTGCGGTTTATATTCTGA
- the trpC gene encoding indole-3-glycerol phosphate synthase TrpC — MSDILNRILDVKADELRAAKKIQDFASLRREVESDNDPQRALRGFGEAISSRVNKRLPAVIAEIKKASPSKGVIREDFQPDAIAMSYASHGAACLSVLTDVHFFQGSPAYLQQARAACALPVLRKDFMIDPYQIYQARAWGADAILLIVAALDHGLMAELEACALEIGLDVLVEVHNAEELDAALKLKTTLLGINNRNLRTFETTLQTTLDLLPRIPVDKLVITESAIATPDDVQRMRDADVHGFLVGEAFMRAPEPGVELGRLFSL; from the coding sequence ATGTCAGATATTCTCAACCGCATTCTCGACGTCAAAGCCGACGAACTTCGCGCCGCGAAAAAAATCCAGGATTTTGCCAGCCTGCGTCGCGAAGTCGAATCCGATAACGACCCGCAACGGGCGCTGCGCGGCTTCGGCGAAGCCATCAGCAGCCGCGTCAACAAGCGCCTGCCTGCCGTGATTGCGGAAATCAAGAAAGCCTCGCCCTCCAAAGGCGTGATCCGGGAAGACTTCCAGCCGGATGCGATTGCCATGAGCTATGCCAGCCACGGTGCGGCCTGTCTTTCGGTACTGACCGATGTCCATTTTTTCCAGGGATCGCCCGCCTATCTGCAACAAGCGCGTGCCGCCTGCGCCCTGCCGGTACTGCGCAAAGATTTCATGATCGACCCCTATCAAATCTATCAGGCGCGCGCCTGGGGTGCCGATGCCATCTTGCTGATTGTGGCCGCACTCGACCACGGCCTGATGGCGGAACTGGAAGCCTGCGCGCTGGAAATCGGACTGGATGTGCTGGTGGAAGTCCACAACGCCGAAGAGCTCGACGCCGCACTGAAACTGAAAACGACCCTGCTTGGCATCAACAACCGTAATTTGCGCACCTTTGAAACGACGCTGCAAACCACGCTGGATTTACTGCCGCGCATTCCCGTCGACAAACTGGTCATTACCGAATCGGCTATCGCCACGCCGGACGATGTACAGCGTATGCGCGACGCCGACGTTCATGGTTTCCTGGTCGGCGAAGCCTTCATGCGTGCGCCGGAACCGGGCGTGGAACTGGGGCGTTTATTTAGTTTGTAG
- the trpD gene encoding anthranilate phosphoribosyltransferase, producing the protein MAITPQEALTRCIDHREIFHDEMLSLFRQIMRGEVSPVMIAALTMGLRVKKESIGEIAAAAEVMREFSTKVALTDTRNLLDIVGTGGDGAHTFNISTASMFVAAAAGARVAKHGGRSVSSSSGSADVLEALGADINLPPEQVAQSIAQTGIGFMFAPNHHAAMKHAAPVRKELGIRTIFNILGPLTNPAGAPNILMGVFHADLVGIQVRVLQRLGAQHAMVVWGRDNLDEVTLGGATMVGELINGEIHEYEIHPEDFGLTMSASRNLQVANASESKQRVFEALAGTPGPAHDIVALNAAAALYAAGVAPSIADGLERARTVIASGAARAKLDQFVQVTQQLGGRA; encoded by the coding sequence ATGGCCATTACTCCACAGGAAGCGCTCACGCGCTGCATCGACCACCGTGAAATTTTCCACGATGAAATGCTGTCCTTGTTTCGCCAGATCATGCGCGGCGAAGTATCGCCGGTGATGATCGCCGCCCTCACCATGGGCTTGCGCGTGAAGAAGGAAAGCATAGGAGAAATCGCCGCAGCCGCTGAAGTCATGCGCGAATTTTCGACCAAGGTAGCGCTCACCGACACCCGCAACCTGCTCGACATCGTCGGCACCGGCGGCGACGGCGCGCACACCTTCAACATTTCCACCGCCTCCATGTTCGTCGCTGCCGCCGCTGGTGCGCGGGTCGCCAAACACGGTGGGCGCAGCGTTTCTTCCTCGTCGGGCAGCGCCGATGTGCTCGAAGCGCTGGGAGCCGACATCAACCTGCCGCCGGAACAAGTCGCGCAATCGATTGCCCAGACCGGCATCGGCTTCATGTTCGCACCCAACCACCACGCCGCTATGAAACACGCTGCGCCAGTGAGAAAAGAGCTGGGCATACGCACCATTTTCAACATCCTCGGGCCGCTGACCAATCCGGCCGGCGCGCCGAACATCCTCATGGGTGTGTTCCACGCCGATCTGGTCGGCATCCAGGTACGCGTGCTGCAACGACTGGGCGCGCAACACGCCATGGTGGTCTGGGGTCGCGACAATCTGGACGAAGTCACGCTGGGCGGTGCCACGATGGTGGGTGAACTGATTAACGGCGAAATCCACGAATATGAAATCCATCCCGAAGATTTCGGCCTGACGATGTCCGCCAGCCGCAACCTGCAAGTTGCCAACGCCAGCGAATCGAAACAGCGGGTGTTTGAAGCCCTGGCCGGCACACCCGGGCCTGCGCACGATATCGTGGCACTCAACGCTGCCGCCGCACTCTACGCCGCCGGCGTCGCGCCTTCGATTGCCGATGGCCTTGAGCGCGCACGAACCGTCATCGCATCCGGCGCAGCACGCGCCAAACTGGACCAGTTCGTTCAGGTTACCCAACAACTCGGCGGTCGCGCCTGA
- a CDS encoding aminodeoxychorismate/anthranilate synthase component II: protein MLLMIDNYDSFTYNLVQYFGELGEEVLTVRNDAITLDEIEKLAPARICVSPGPCSPAEAGICVDLLKRFSGRLPILGVCLGHQAIGEAFGGKIVRAQQVMHGKTSLITHTGVGVFADLPSPYTVIRYHSLAIERASLPDCLEITAWTDDGEIMGVRHKEFDVQGVQFHPESILSEHGHALLKNFLTGPAA from the coding sequence ATGCTGCTGATGATCGACAACTACGACTCCTTTACTTACAACCTGGTCCAGTATTTCGGCGAACTGGGCGAAGAAGTACTGACGGTGCGCAACGACGCCATCACCCTCGACGAAATAGAAAAGCTCGCCCCGGCCCGCATCTGCGTCTCGCCCGGCCCGTGCAGCCCGGCGGAAGCCGGCATTTGCGTCGATCTGCTGAAACGCTTTTCGGGACGCCTGCCGATTCTCGGCGTCTGCCTCGGCCATCAGGCCATAGGCGAAGCCTTCGGCGGCAAAATCGTCCGCGCCCAGCAAGTGATGCACGGAAAAACCTCGCTCATCACGCATACCGGCGTCGGCGTCTTCGCTGATTTGCCCAGCCCTTACACCGTGATCCGTTACCACTCCCTCGCGATAGAACGCGCCTCCCTGCCGGACTGTCTGGAAATTACCGCCTGGACCGACGACGGTGAAATCATGGGCGTGCGGCACAAGGAATTCGACGTGCAGGGCGTGCAGTTCCACCCCGAATCCATCCTGTCGGAACATGGCCATGCGCTGCTGAAGAACTTCCTGACCGGCCCTGCGGCATGA
- the trpE gene encoding anthranilate synthase component I, producing MTELEFTSLAAQGYNRIPLIAEAFADLETPLTLYLKLAQTQHGGKNTFLLESVVGGERFGRYSFIGLPATTMLRSYGSRIEVVKNDKVIESLQGNPLDFIAEFQSRYKVAIRPGMPRFCGGLAGYFGYDTVRYIEPRLANSTPRDDLGLPDIQLLLTEELAVIDNLSGKLYLIVYADTTQPEAFAKARLRLKELRTMLRRPADAPVTSASVRTDTVREFAKEDYLKAVAKAKEYVMAGDLMQVQIGQRLKKPYVDSPLMLYRALRSLNPSPYMYFYNFGDMQIVGASPEILVRNEDIGDERKKITIRPLAGTRPRGATAERDAQLARELLADPKEIAEHVMLIDLARNDIGRIARTGSVKVTDQMVIEKYSHVQHIVSNVEGELQAGLSNLDVLRATFPAGTLSGAPKVRAMEIIDELEPTKRGIYGGACGYLSFGGEMDIAIAIRTGVIKDGTLYVQAAAGIVADSIPEMEWEETENKARAVLRAAEQVQDGLDGEI from the coding sequence ATGACTGAACTCGAATTCACCTCGCTGGCAGCACAAGGCTACAACCGCATCCCCCTGATCGCCGAAGCCTTCGCCGATCTGGAAACGCCCCTGACGCTCTACCTCAAACTGGCCCAGACGCAGCACGGCGGCAAAAACACCTTCCTGCTCGAATCGGTGGTCGGCGGCGAGCGTTTCGGCCGCTACTCCTTCATCGGCCTGCCTGCCACGACCATGTTGCGCAGCTACGGCTCGCGCATCGAAGTCGTGAAAAACGACAAAGTTATCGAATCGCTGCAAGGCAATCCCCTCGATTTCATCGCCGAATTCCAATCGCGCTACAAAGTCGCGATCCGTCCCGGCATGCCGCGCTTCTGCGGCGGCCTGGCCGGCTATTTCGGCTATGACACCGTACGCTATATCGAACCGCGTCTGGCCAATTCGACACCGCGCGACGACCTCGGCCTGCCGGACATCCAGCTCCTGCTCACCGAAGAACTGGCCGTCATCGACAACCTCTCCGGCAAGCTCTACCTGATCGTCTACGCCGACACCACCCAGCCGGAAGCCTTCGCCAAAGCGCGACTGCGACTCAAGGAATTGCGCACCATGCTGCGCCGTCCGGCCGACGCCCCGGTCACCTCGGCCTCGGTACGCACCGACACCGTCCGCGAATTCGCCAAAGAGGATTACCTGAAAGCCGTTGCCAAGGCCAAGGAATACGTCATGGCCGGCGACCTGATGCAAGTGCAGATCGGCCAGCGCCTGAAGAAACCCTATGTCGATTCGCCGCTGATGCTGTATCGCGCCTTGCGCTCGCTCAACCCGTCTCCTTACATGTATTTCTACAATTTCGGCGACATGCAAATCGTCGGTGCCTCGCCTGAAATTCTGGTACGCAACGAAGACATCGGCGACGAACGCAAAAAAATTACCATCCGTCCGCTAGCCGGCACCCGTCCCCGAGGCGCCACCGCCGAACGCGACGCGCAACTGGCCAGGGAATTGCTGGCCGATCCCAAGGAAATTGCCGAACACGTCATGCTGATCGACCTGGCGCGCAACGATATCGGCCGCATTGCCCGCACCGGCAGCGTCAAAGTCACCGACCAGATGGTGATCGAAAAATACTCCCATGTGCAGCACATCGTCTCCAACGTCGAAGGCGAACTGCAAGCGGGTCTGTCGAATCTGGACGTACTGCGCGCCACCTTCCCGGCCGGCACACTCTCCGGCGCGCCGAAAGTGCGGGCCATGGAGATCATCGACGAACTGGAACCGACCAAGCGCGGCATTTACGGCGGCGCCTGCGGCTATCTCTCCTTCGGCGGCGAAATGGATATCGCCATCGCCATCCGTACCGGCGTCATCAAGGACGGCACGCTGTACGTGCAGGCAGCCGCCGGCATCGTCGCCGACTCGATTCCCGAAATGGAATGGGAAGAAACCGAAAACAAGGCGCGCGCCGTACTGCGCGCCGCCGAACAAGTGCAAGACGGACTGGATGGAGAAATCTGA
- a CDS encoding phosphoglycolate phosphatase — MLDNMLNNIRAVIIDLDGTMLDTAPDFHAAINLMLGDLNLPALDQARIISFVGKGTENLLRQVLALSYPPAQLEQQFATALRSYEHHYQQINGRHTTLYPEVIAGLEAFQAKGLRLACVTNKPIAFAVPLLKEKGLHAYFDVIYGGDSLPTRKPHPGPLLQVCADFDLAPGQIVAIGDSSNDVMAARAAGCRVFTVPYGYNHGVPIQDVDSDGIVSTLLDAARHIQ, encoded by the coding sequence ATGCTGGACAACATGCTGAACAACATACGCGCGGTCATCATCGACCTCGACGGTACCATGCTCGACACCGCGCCGGATTTCCATGCCGCCATCAACCTCATGCTGGGCGACCTCAACTTGCCCGCGCTCGATCAGGCACGCATCATCAGCTTCGTCGGCAAAGGCACCGAAAATCTGCTGCGTCAGGTGCTCGCACTGAGCTATCCCCCGGCGCAACTTGAGCAGCAATTCGCCACCGCGCTCCGCTCCTACGAACACCACTACCAGCAGATCAACGGCCGTCATACGACGCTCTATCCCGAGGTCATCGCCGGACTGGAGGCATTCCAGGCCAAAGGACTGCGGCTGGCCTGCGTCACCAACAAACCGATCGCCTTTGCCGTACCGCTGCTGAAAGAAAAAGGCTTGCATGCCTATTTTGACGTCATCTACGGCGGCGACTCGCTGCCAACCCGCAAGCCGCACCCCGGCCCGCTACTGCAAGTCTGCGCCGACTTCGACCTGGCACCCGGGCAAATAGTCGCCATCGGGGACTCCTCCAACGATGTCATGGCAGCGCGCGCCGCCGGTTGCCGCGTATTCACCGTGCCTTACGGCTACAACCACGGCGTTCCTATACAGGATGTCGATTCCGATGGTATAGTTTCGACCTTACTGGACGCAGCGCGGCACATTCAATGA
- the rpe gene encoding ribulose-phosphate 3-epimerase yields the protein MPTYRIAPSILSADFARLGEEVRNVVAAGADFIHFDVMDNHYVPNLTIGPLVCAAIRPHVQVPIDVHLMVKPVDRIIPDFAKAGANIITFHPEASDHIDRTLQLIRDQGCKAGLVLNPGTPLHYLDHVMDKLDIILIMSVNPGFGGQSFIPEALHKIAAVRQRIDASGRDILLEVDGGIKVDNIAAAARAGADTFVSGSAIFGQPDYRAVIDAMRAELG from the coding sequence ATGCCTACCTACCGCATCGCCCCCAGCATTCTTTCCGCCGATTTTGCCCGTCTGGGCGAAGAAGTACGCAATGTCGTCGCCGCCGGTGCGGATTTCATTCATTTCGATGTCATGGATAACCATTACGTCCCCAATCTGACGATAGGCCCGCTGGTCTGCGCAGCGATACGGCCGCATGTCCAGGTGCCCATCGATGTGCATCTGATGGTCAAACCGGTCGACCGCATCATTCCCGACTTCGCCAAGGCCGGGGCCAATATCATCACCTTCCACCCGGAAGCCTCCGACCATATCGACCGCACCCTGCAACTGATCCGCGACCAGGGTTGCAAGGCCGGACTGGTATTGAACCCCGGCACCCCCCTGCACTACCTCGACCATGTGATGGACAAACTCGACATCATCCTGATCATGTCGGTCAATCCCGGTTTTGGCGGCCAATCGTTCATCCCCGAAGCGCTGCACAAGATCGCCGCCGTACGGCAACGCATCGACGCCAGCGGCCGCGACATCCTGCTCGAAGTTGATGGTGGCATCAAGGTCGACAACATCGCCGCCGCCGCCCGCGCCGGAGCCGACACCTTCGTTTCCGGCTCCGCCATTTTCGGCCAGCCCGACTACCGCGCCGTCATCGACGCCATGCGCGCCGAACTGGGCTAA
- the apaG gene encoding Co2+/Mg2+ efflux protein ApaG produces the protein MATYEFTVSVKTRYIEEQSEPDRSHFVFAYTITIENTGTVAAQLISRHWVITDANNHVEQVRGLGVVGHQPFLQPGGQFEYTSGTAVKTPQGSMHGEFFCVAEDGERFEAKIPEFVFSLPRTLH, from the coding sequence ATGGCAACGTATGAGTTTACGGTTTCAGTTAAAACCCGTTATATAGAAGAGCAGTCCGAACCGGATCGCTCCCATTTTGTGTTTGCCTATACGATTACGATCGAAAACACCGGCACGGTAGCCGCCCAACTGATTTCGCGGCATTGGGTCATTACGGATGCCAATAACCACGTTGAGCAGGTACGGGGTTTGGGCGTGGTGGGGCATCAGCCGTTCTTGCAGCCCGGCGGACAGTTCGAATACACCAGCGGAACCGCCGTGAAAACGCCTCAGGGTTCCATGCACGGCGAGTTCTTTTGCGTTGCTGAAGATGGCGAGCGGTTCGAAGCGAAGATTCCCGAATTCGTGTTCTCTTTGCCGCGCACGCTGCATTAA
- a CDS encoding murein transglycosylase A: MSFVRRSLPAIATAFALFLTACTTPPQRPAPVVPAVPAPSAAATLELTTYAALPGWGADDQREAWPAFLTSCSVLIKRPQWSGVCAAAREVNPADGAAIRSFFESSLNPYRVVNADGTDTGLVTGYYEPLLRGSRKRGGNYKTPLYRAPEDLLTIDLSSVYPELKNLRLRGRVVGNKVVPYASRGELTQSAAMKGKELVWVDDPVEAFFLQVQGSGRVELDGGKETIRLAYADQNGLPYKSIGRYLVDKGEMKMEQASAQNIKAWVASHPARQQEVLNANPSYVFFREEPLVDAAVGPKGAQGVPLTPGRSIAVDPQHIALGAPVFLSTTQPNSDQSLQRLVMAQDTGGAIRGAVRADYFWGFGREAGERAGAMKQRGMLWVLLPK; this comes from the coding sequence ATGTCATTTGTCCGTCGCAGTCTACCTGCAATCGCCACTGCATTCGCGCTTTTCCTTACCGCTTGCACAACTCCCCCACAGCGCCCCGCGCCGGTTGTGCCTGCCGTTCCGGCGCCATCCGCAGCGGCTACTTTGGAGTTGACAACGTATGCCGCCTTGCCCGGTTGGGGCGCGGATGATCAGCGCGAGGCCTGGCCGGCCTTCCTGACATCTTGTTCCGTATTAATCAAACGGCCGCAATGGAGCGGTGTTTGCGCGGCGGCACGCGAGGTGAATCCGGCCGATGGGGCGGCAATACGTTCGTTTTTCGAAAGTTCGCTGAATCCTTATCGGGTAGTCAATGCGGATGGCACCGATACCGGATTGGTGACTGGTTATTACGAACCCTTGCTGCGCGGGTCGCGCAAGCGCGGCGGTAACTATAAGACGCCCTTGTACCGTGCGCCTGAAGATTTGCTGACGATTGATTTATCGAGCGTCTATCCCGAACTGAAAAATTTGCGTTTGCGCGGCCGTGTGGTCGGCAATAAGGTCGTGCCCTATGCCTCGCGGGGAGAGTTGACGCAATCGGCCGCCATGAAGGGGAAGGAATTGGTCTGGGTGGATGATCCGGTCGAGGCTTTCTTCCTGCAAGTGCAGGGTTCGGGGCGGGTAGAGCTCGACGGTGGCAAGGAAACGATCCGTCTGGCCTATGCGGATCAGAACGGTCTTCCTTATAAATCGATCGGTCGTTATCTGGTCGATAAGGGGGAGATGAAGATGGAGCAGGCTTCGGCGCAGAATATCAAGGCCTGGGTGGCTTCGCATCCGGCGCGTCAGCAGGAAGTCTTGAATGCCAACCCGAGTTATGTGTTTTTCCGCGAGGAGCCATTAGTCGACGCAGCGGTGGGGCCGAAGGGCGCGCAGGGTGTGCCGCTGACTCCGGGGCGTTCGATTGCGGTTGATCCTCAGCATATTGCTTTGGGTGCGCCGGTGTTTTTATCGACCACGCAACCTAACAGCGATCAAAGTCTGCAACGCCTGGTGATGGCGCAGGACACCGGTGGAGCGATTCGCGGTGCGGTGCGGGCGGACTATTTCTGGGGATTTGGCCGGGAGGCCGGCGAGAGGGCAGGGGCAATGAAGCAGCGCGGCATGCTTTGGGTACTGCTGCCGAAGTAG
- a CDS encoding universal stress protein, translating to MFKSILVPTDGSPLSEKAIQTAVEYAQLSGAKIIGISVAEPYPFSPLAESAMAIDPSLYEDSVLALARQYVQKIADAAHAGGVQVETATAMSFSADEEIIKAAAQYGCDVIFMASHGRSGFSRLLLGSKTQKVLAHSTIPVLVLR from the coding sequence ATGTTCAAATCCATTCTAGTCCCTACCGACGGCTCTCCCTTATCCGAGAAAGCCATTCAAACCGCAGTTGAGTACGCTCAACTCTCCGGAGCCAAAATCATCGGCATCTCAGTTGCCGAGCCCTACCCTTTTTCACCGCTGGCAGAAAGTGCCATGGCGATAGACCCCAGCCTGTATGAAGATAGCGTACTGGCCCTGGCCAGACAATACGTACAAAAAATTGCGGATGCGGCTCATGCCGGCGGCGTGCAGGTCGAAACGGCAACCGCCATGTCGTTCTCCGCCGATGAAGAAATCATCAAGGCAGCCGCCCAGTACGGCTGCGATGTGATTTTTATGGCCTCGCATGGGCGCAGCGGCTTCAGCAGACTGCTCCTCGGCAGCAAGACGCAAAAAGTGCTCGCCCATTCAACGATCCCGGTTCTGGTTTTGCGCTAA
- a CDS encoding enoyl-CoA hydratase yields MDYQTIIVETRDKVGVITLNRPKALNALNDEMMIELGDALLKFDADEAIACIVLTGSERAFAAGADISVMAAYSFMDVYKGNFITRNWEIIRGVRKPVIAAVAGYALGGGCELAMMCDFIIAADTAKFGQPEIRLGIPPGAGGTQRLPRAISKAKAMDLCLTARTMDAEEAERAGLVSRVVAADKLMEEAMSAATTISGMSQPVAAMIKDCVNRAFETTLNEGVKYERMMFYSAFATEDQKIGMKAFLEKSQPVFKNS; encoded by the coding sequence ATGGATTATCAAACGATCATTGTGGAAACCCGGGATAAGGTCGGTGTGATTACGCTGAATCGGCCCAAGGCGCTGAATGCCTTGAACGATGAAATGATGATTGAGCTTGGCGATGCCTTGCTGAAATTCGATGCGGATGAGGCGATTGCCTGCATCGTGCTGACGGGGAGCGAAAGGGCATTTGCCGCGGGCGCTGATATTAGTGTGATGGCGGCTTATTCCTTCATGGATGTCTATAAGGGTAATTTCATTACTCGCAACTGGGAAATTATCCGGGGCGTGCGCAAGCCGGTGATTGCCGCTGTCGCAGGATATGCGCTGGGCGGTGGTTGTGAGCTGGCGATGATGTGTGATTTCATCATTGCTGCTGATACGGCGAAATTCGGGCAGCCTGAAATTCGTCTGGGCATACCTCCCGGTGCGGGCGGGACCCAGCGCCTGCCGAGGGCGATCTCCAAAGCAAAGGCGATGGATCTTTGTCTGACCGCCAGAACGATGGATGCCGAGGAAGCGGAGCGGGCGGGCTTGGTTTCGCGCGTGGTCGCTGCGGATAAATTAATGGAAGAGGCGATGTCTGCGGCAACGACTATCTCAGGCATGTCGCAGCCGGTAGCGGCGATGATTAAGGATTGCGTCAATCGCGCCTTTGAAACTACGCTCAATGAAGGCGTCAAATATGAGCGCATGATGTTCTATAGCGCCTTCGCTACGGAAGATCAGAAGATAGGTATGAAGGCTTTTCTGGAGAAGTCGCAGCCAGTATTCAAGAACAGTTAG